One stretch of Camelus bactrianus isolate YW-2024 breed Bactrian camel chromosome 21, ASM4877302v1, whole genome shotgun sequence DNA includes these proteins:
- the RORC gene encoding nuclear receptor ROR-gamma isoform X2 translates to MRKLIPPQPPRKTQTASADPFLSGIWHFTPSSILQEGNSKLEQAQIEVIPCKICGDKSSGIHYGVITCEGCKGFFRRSQQCNVAYSCTRQQNCPIDRTSRNRCQHCRLQKCLALGMSRDAVKFGRMSKKQRDSLHAEVQKQLQRRQQEQREQAVRTPPAGAQGADPLACTLGLPDGQLPLGSSPDLPEASACPPGLLRAPACGPSYSNSLAKAGLNGASYHLQYSPERVKAEGGEDFLGTSNQRAPDRCGLHFADPRHPGLGEPGRGPDSYCSPSFCSTPEAPYASLTEMEHLVQNVCKSYRETCQLRLEDLLRQRSNIFSREEVAGYQRKSMWEMWERCAHRLTEAIQYVVEFAKRLSGFMELCQNDQIVLLKAGAMEVVLVRMCRAYNADNHTVFFEGKYGGVELFRALGCSELVSSIFDFSHSLSALRFSEDEIALYTALILVSANRPGLQEKRKVEQLQYNLELAFHHHLCKTHRQAILAKLPPKGKLRSLCSQHMEKLQTFQHLHPIVVQAAFPPLYKELFSTEVESPEGLSK, encoded by the exons AGCTGATACCACCCCAGCCGCCCCGCAAAACACAAACGGCCTCCGCAGACCCTTTCCTGAGTGGCATTTGGCACTTCACTCCTTCTTCCATCTTGCAAGAGGGAAACAGCAAGCTGGAGCAGG CACAAATCGAAGTGATCCCTTGCAAAATCTGTGGGGACAAGTCATCTGGGATCCATTACGGGGTAATCACCTGTGAGGGGTGCAAG ggTTTCTTCCGCCGGAGCCAGCAATGTAACGTGGCCTACTCCTGCACCCGTCAGCAGAACTGCCCCATCGACCGCACCAGCCGAAACCGGTGCCAGCACTGCCGCCTGCAGAAATGCTTGGCGCTGGGCATGTCCCGAGATG CTGTCAAGTTCGGCCGCATGTCCAAGAAGCAGAGGGACAGCCTGCACGCTGAGGTGCAGAAACAGCTGCAGCGGCGGCAGCAGGAGCAACGGGAACAAGCCGTCAGGACCCCTCCTGCAGGGGCCCAGGGAGCAGACCCCCTTGCCTGCACCTTGGGGCTCCCGGATGGGCAGCTGCCCCTGGGCTCCTCACCTGACCTGCCCGAGGCCTCGGCCTGTCCCCCTGGCCTCCTGAGAGCTCCAGCCTGTGGGCCCTCCTACTCCAACAGCTTGGCCAAGGCCGGGCTCAACGGGGCCTCGTACCACCTACAATACAGCCCTGAGAGGGTCAAGGCTGAGGGCGGAGAGGACTTCCTTGGCACCAGTAACCAGCGGGCCCCTGACAGGTGTGGACTCCATTTTGCGGACCCCAGGCATCCTGGGCTTGGGGAACCAGGACGGGGTCCGGACAGCTACTGCAGCCCCAGTTTCTGCAGCACCCCAGAGGCACCCTATGCCTCCCTGACAGAGATGG AGCACCTGGTGCAGAACGTTTGTAAGTCCTACCGAGAGACGTGTCAGCTGCGGCTGGAGGACCTGCTACGGCAGCGCTCCAACATCTTCTCACGAGAGGAGGTGGCCGGCTACCAGAGGAAG TCAATGTGGGAGATGTGGGAACGCTGTGCCCACCGCCTCACCGAGGCCATTCAGTACGTGGTGGAGTTCGCTAAGAGGCTCTCAGGTTTTATGGAGCTCTGCCAGAACGACCAGATCGTGCTACTCAAAGCAG gagCAATGGAAGTGGTGCTGGTCAGGATGTGCCGGGCCTACAACGCTGACAACCACACAGTCTTTTTTGAAGGCAAATACGGTGGCGTGGAGCTGTTCCGAGCCttgg GCTGCAGCGAGCTTGTCAGCTCCATCTTTGACTTCTCCCACTCCCTGAGCGCCCTGCGCTTTTCCGAGGACGAGATTGCCCTCTACACAGCCCTCATCCTCGTCAGTGCCA ACCGGCCAGGGctccaagagaaaaggaaagtagAGCAGCTGCAGTACAATCTGGAGCTGGCCTTTCATCACCATCTCTGCAAGACTCATCGCCAAGCCATCCTGGCAAAG CTGCCACCCAAGGGGAAGCTTCGGAGCCTGTGTAGCCAGCACATGGAAAAGCTGCAAACCTTCCAGCATCTCCACCCCATCGTGGTCCAAGCTGCTTTTCCTCCACTCTACAAAGAACTCTTCAGCACTGAAGTCGAGTCACCTGAGGGGCTGTCCAAGTGA
- the RORC gene encoding nuclear receptor ROR-gamma isoform X1, protein MRKLIPPQPPRKTQTASADPFLSGIWHFTPSSILQEGNSKLEQAQIEVIPCKICGDKSSGIHYGVITCEGCKGFFRRSQQCNVAYSCTRQQNCPIDRTSRNRCQHCRLQKCLALGMSRDAVKFGRMSKKQRDSLHAEVQKQLQRRQQEQREQAVRTPPAGAQGADPLACTLGLPDGQLPLGSSPDLPEASACPPGLLRAPACGPSYSNSLAKAGLNGASYHLQYSPERVKAEGGEDFLGTSNQRAPDRCGLHFADPRHPGLGEPGRGPDSYCSPSFCSTPEAPYASLTEMEHLVQNVCKSYRETCQLRLEDLLRQRSNIFSREEVAGYQRKWDPPPSMQSMWEMWERCAHRLTEAIQYVVEFAKRLSGFMELCQNDQIVLLKAGAMEVVLVRMCRAYNADNHTVFFEGKYGGVELFRALGCSELVSSIFDFSHSLSALRFSEDEIALYTALILVSANRPGLQEKRKVEQLQYNLELAFHHHLCKTHRQAILAKLPPKGKLRSLCSQHMEKLQTFQHLHPIVVQAAFPPLYKELFSTEVESPEGLSK, encoded by the exons AGCTGATACCACCCCAGCCGCCCCGCAAAACACAAACGGCCTCCGCAGACCCTTTCCTGAGTGGCATTTGGCACTTCACTCCTTCTTCCATCTTGCAAGAGGGAAACAGCAAGCTGGAGCAGG CACAAATCGAAGTGATCCCTTGCAAAATCTGTGGGGACAAGTCATCTGGGATCCATTACGGGGTAATCACCTGTGAGGGGTGCAAG ggTTTCTTCCGCCGGAGCCAGCAATGTAACGTGGCCTACTCCTGCACCCGTCAGCAGAACTGCCCCATCGACCGCACCAGCCGAAACCGGTGCCAGCACTGCCGCCTGCAGAAATGCTTGGCGCTGGGCATGTCCCGAGATG CTGTCAAGTTCGGCCGCATGTCCAAGAAGCAGAGGGACAGCCTGCACGCTGAGGTGCAGAAACAGCTGCAGCGGCGGCAGCAGGAGCAACGGGAACAAGCCGTCAGGACCCCTCCTGCAGGGGCCCAGGGAGCAGACCCCCTTGCCTGCACCTTGGGGCTCCCGGATGGGCAGCTGCCCCTGGGCTCCTCACCTGACCTGCCCGAGGCCTCGGCCTGTCCCCCTGGCCTCCTGAGAGCTCCAGCCTGTGGGCCCTCCTACTCCAACAGCTTGGCCAAGGCCGGGCTCAACGGGGCCTCGTACCACCTACAATACAGCCCTGAGAGGGTCAAGGCTGAGGGCGGAGAGGACTTCCTTGGCACCAGTAACCAGCGGGCCCCTGACAGGTGTGGACTCCATTTTGCGGACCCCAGGCATCCTGGGCTTGGGGAACCAGGACGGGGTCCGGACAGCTACTGCAGCCCCAGTTTCTGCAGCACCCCAGAGGCACCCTATGCCTCCCTGACAGAGATGG AGCACCTGGTGCAGAACGTTTGTAAGTCCTACCGAGAGACGTGTCAGCTGCGGCTGGAGGACCTGCTACGGCAGCGCTCCAACATCTTCTCACGAGAGGAGGTGGCCGGCTACCAGAGGAAG TGGGACCCTCCTCCTTCCATGCAGTCAATGTGGGAGATGTGGGAACGCTGTGCCCACCGCCTCACCGAGGCCATTCAGTACGTGGTGGAGTTCGCTAAGAGGCTCTCAGGTTTTATGGAGCTCTGCCAGAACGACCAGATCGTGCTACTCAAAGCAG gagCAATGGAAGTGGTGCTGGTCAGGATGTGCCGGGCCTACAACGCTGACAACCACACAGTCTTTTTTGAAGGCAAATACGGTGGCGTGGAGCTGTTCCGAGCCttgg GCTGCAGCGAGCTTGTCAGCTCCATCTTTGACTTCTCCCACTCCCTGAGCGCCCTGCGCTTTTCCGAGGACGAGATTGCCCTCTACACAGCCCTCATCCTCGTCAGTGCCA ACCGGCCAGGGctccaagagaaaaggaaagtagAGCAGCTGCAGTACAATCTGGAGCTGGCCTTTCATCACCATCTCTGCAAGACTCATCGCCAAGCCATCCTGGCAAAG CTGCCACCCAAGGGGAAGCTTCGGAGCCTGTGTAGCCAGCACATGGAAAAGCTGCAAACCTTCCAGCATCTCCACCCCATCGTGGTCCAAGCTGCTTTTCCTCCACTCTACAAAGAACTCTTCAGCACTGAAGTCGAGTCACCTGAGGGGCTGTCCAAGTGA
- the RORC gene encoding nuclear receptor ROR-gamma isoform X5, producing MRKLIPPQPPRKTQTASADPFLSGIWHFTPSSILQEGNSKLEQAQIEVIPCKICGDKSSGIHYGVITCEGCKGFFRRSQQCNVAYSCTRQQNCPIDRTSRNRCQHCRLQKCLALGMSRDAVKFGRMSKKQRDSLHAEVQKQLQRRQQEQREQAVRTPPAGAQGADPLACTLGLPDGQLPLGSSPDLPEASACPPGLLRAPACGPSYSNSLAKAGLNGASYHLQYSPERVKAEGGEDFLGTSNQRAPDRCGLHFADPRHPGLGEPGRGPDSYCSPSFCSTPEAPYASLTEMEHLVQNVCKSYRETCQLRLEDLLRQRSNIFSREEVAGYQRKSMWEMWERCAHRLTEAIQYVVEFAKRLSGFMELCQNDQIVLLKAGAMEVVLVRMCRAYNADNHTVFFEGCSELVSSIFDFSHSLSALRFSEDEIALYTALILVSANRPGLQEKRKVEQLQYNLELAFHHHLCKTHRQAILAKLPPKGKLRSLCSQHMEKLQTFQHLHPIVVQAAFPPLYKELFSTEVESPEGLSK from the exons AGCTGATACCACCCCAGCCGCCCCGCAAAACACAAACGGCCTCCGCAGACCCTTTCCTGAGTGGCATTTGGCACTTCACTCCTTCTTCCATCTTGCAAGAGGGAAACAGCAAGCTGGAGCAGG CACAAATCGAAGTGATCCCTTGCAAAATCTGTGGGGACAAGTCATCTGGGATCCATTACGGGGTAATCACCTGTGAGGGGTGCAAG ggTTTCTTCCGCCGGAGCCAGCAATGTAACGTGGCCTACTCCTGCACCCGTCAGCAGAACTGCCCCATCGACCGCACCAGCCGAAACCGGTGCCAGCACTGCCGCCTGCAGAAATGCTTGGCGCTGGGCATGTCCCGAGATG CTGTCAAGTTCGGCCGCATGTCCAAGAAGCAGAGGGACAGCCTGCACGCTGAGGTGCAGAAACAGCTGCAGCGGCGGCAGCAGGAGCAACGGGAACAAGCCGTCAGGACCCCTCCTGCAGGGGCCCAGGGAGCAGACCCCCTTGCCTGCACCTTGGGGCTCCCGGATGGGCAGCTGCCCCTGGGCTCCTCACCTGACCTGCCCGAGGCCTCGGCCTGTCCCCCTGGCCTCCTGAGAGCTCCAGCCTGTGGGCCCTCCTACTCCAACAGCTTGGCCAAGGCCGGGCTCAACGGGGCCTCGTACCACCTACAATACAGCCCTGAGAGGGTCAAGGCTGAGGGCGGAGAGGACTTCCTTGGCACCAGTAACCAGCGGGCCCCTGACAGGTGTGGACTCCATTTTGCGGACCCCAGGCATCCTGGGCTTGGGGAACCAGGACGGGGTCCGGACAGCTACTGCAGCCCCAGTTTCTGCAGCACCCCAGAGGCACCCTATGCCTCCCTGACAGAGATGG AGCACCTGGTGCAGAACGTTTGTAAGTCCTACCGAGAGACGTGTCAGCTGCGGCTGGAGGACCTGCTACGGCAGCGCTCCAACATCTTCTCACGAGAGGAGGTGGCCGGCTACCAGAGGAAG TCAATGTGGGAGATGTGGGAACGCTGTGCCCACCGCCTCACCGAGGCCATTCAGTACGTGGTGGAGTTCGCTAAGAGGCTCTCAGGTTTTATGGAGCTCTGCCAGAACGACCAGATCGTGCTACTCAAAGCAG gagCAATGGAAGTGGTGCTGGTCAGGATGTGCCGGGCCTACAACGCTGACAACCACACAGTCTTTTTTGAAG GCTGCAGCGAGCTTGTCAGCTCCATCTTTGACTTCTCCCACTCCCTGAGCGCCCTGCGCTTTTCCGAGGACGAGATTGCCCTCTACACAGCCCTCATCCTCGTCAGTGCCA ACCGGCCAGGGctccaagagaaaaggaaagtagAGCAGCTGCAGTACAATCTGGAGCTGGCCTTTCATCACCATCTCTGCAAGACTCATCGCCAAGCCATCCTGGCAAAG CTGCCACCCAAGGGGAAGCTTCGGAGCCTGTGTAGCCAGCACATGGAAAAGCTGCAAACCTTCCAGCATCTCCACCCCATCGTGGTCCAAGCTGCTTTTCCTCCACTCTACAAAGAACTCTTCAGCACTGAAGTCGAGTCACCTGAGGGGCTGTCCAAGTGA
- the RORC gene encoding nuclear receptor ROR-gamma isoform X3, translated as MRKLIPPQPPRKTQTASADPFLSGIWHFTPSSILQEGNSKLEQAQIEVIPCKICGDKSSGIHYGVITCEGCKGFFRRSQQCNVAYSCTRQQNCPIDRTSRNRCQHCRLQKCLALGMSRDAVKFGRMSKKQRDSLHAEVQKQLQRRQQEQREQAVRTPPAGAQGADPLACTLGLPDGQLPLGSSPDLPEASACPPGLLRAPACGPSYSNSLAKAGLNGASYHLQYSPERVKAEGGEDFLGTSNQRAPDRCGLHFADPRHPGLGEPGRGPDSYCSPSFCSTPEAPYASLTEMEHLVQNVCKSYRETCQLRLEDLLRQRSNIFSREEVAGYQRKWDPPPSMQSMWEMWERCAHRLTEAIQYVVEFAKRLSGFMELCQNDQIVLLKAGAMEVVLVRMCRAYNADNHTVFFEGCSELVSSIFDFSHSLSALRFSEDEIALYTALILVSANRPGLQEKRKVEQLQYNLELAFHHHLCKTHRQAILAKLPPKGKLRSLCSQHMEKLQTFQHLHPIVVQAAFPPLYKELFSTEVESPEGLSK; from the exons AGCTGATACCACCCCAGCCGCCCCGCAAAACACAAACGGCCTCCGCAGACCCTTTCCTGAGTGGCATTTGGCACTTCACTCCTTCTTCCATCTTGCAAGAGGGAAACAGCAAGCTGGAGCAGG CACAAATCGAAGTGATCCCTTGCAAAATCTGTGGGGACAAGTCATCTGGGATCCATTACGGGGTAATCACCTGTGAGGGGTGCAAG ggTTTCTTCCGCCGGAGCCAGCAATGTAACGTGGCCTACTCCTGCACCCGTCAGCAGAACTGCCCCATCGACCGCACCAGCCGAAACCGGTGCCAGCACTGCCGCCTGCAGAAATGCTTGGCGCTGGGCATGTCCCGAGATG CTGTCAAGTTCGGCCGCATGTCCAAGAAGCAGAGGGACAGCCTGCACGCTGAGGTGCAGAAACAGCTGCAGCGGCGGCAGCAGGAGCAACGGGAACAAGCCGTCAGGACCCCTCCTGCAGGGGCCCAGGGAGCAGACCCCCTTGCCTGCACCTTGGGGCTCCCGGATGGGCAGCTGCCCCTGGGCTCCTCACCTGACCTGCCCGAGGCCTCGGCCTGTCCCCCTGGCCTCCTGAGAGCTCCAGCCTGTGGGCCCTCCTACTCCAACAGCTTGGCCAAGGCCGGGCTCAACGGGGCCTCGTACCACCTACAATACAGCCCTGAGAGGGTCAAGGCTGAGGGCGGAGAGGACTTCCTTGGCACCAGTAACCAGCGGGCCCCTGACAGGTGTGGACTCCATTTTGCGGACCCCAGGCATCCTGGGCTTGGGGAACCAGGACGGGGTCCGGACAGCTACTGCAGCCCCAGTTTCTGCAGCACCCCAGAGGCACCCTATGCCTCCCTGACAGAGATGG AGCACCTGGTGCAGAACGTTTGTAAGTCCTACCGAGAGACGTGTCAGCTGCGGCTGGAGGACCTGCTACGGCAGCGCTCCAACATCTTCTCACGAGAGGAGGTGGCCGGCTACCAGAGGAAG TGGGACCCTCCTCCTTCCATGCAGTCAATGTGGGAGATGTGGGAACGCTGTGCCCACCGCCTCACCGAGGCCATTCAGTACGTGGTGGAGTTCGCTAAGAGGCTCTCAGGTTTTATGGAGCTCTGCCAGAACGACCAGATCGTGCTACTCAAAGCAG gagCAATGGAAGTGGTGCTGGTCAGGATGTGCCGGGCCTACAACGCTGACAACCACACAGTCTTTTTTGAAG GCTGCAGCGAGCTTGTCAGCTCCATCTTTGACTTCTCCCACTCCCTGAGCGCCCTGCGCTTTTCCGAGGACGAGATTGCCCTCTACACAGCCCTCATCCTCGTCAGTGCCA ACCGGCCAGGGctccaagagaaaaggaaagtagAGCAGCTGCAGTACAATCTGGAGCTGGCCTTTCATCACCATCTCTGCAAGACTCATCGCCAAGCCATCCTGGCAAAG CTGCCACCCAAGGGGAAGCTTCGGAGCCTGTGTAGCCAGCACATGGAAAAGCTGCAAACCTTCCAGCATCTCCACCCCATCGTGGTCCAAGCTGCTTTTCCTCCACTCTACAAAGAACTCTTCAGCACTGAAGTCGAGTCACCTGAGGGGCTGTCCAAGTGA
- the RORC gene encoding nuclear receptor ROR-gamma isoform X4 has translation MRKLIPPQPPRKTQTASADPFLSGIWHFTPSSILQEGNSKLEQAQIEVIPCKICGDKSSGIHYGVITCEGCKGFFRRSQQCNVAYSCTRQQNCPIDRTSRNRCQHCRLQKCLALGMSRDAVKFGRMSKKQRDSLHAEVQKQLQRRQQEQREQAVRTPPAGAQGADPLACTLGLPDGQLPLGSSPDLPEASACPPGLLRAPACGPSYSNSLAKAGLNGASYHLQYSPERVKAEGGEDFLGTSNQRAPDRCGLHFADPRHPGLGEPGRGPDSYCSPSFCSTPEAPYASLTEMEHLVQNVCKSYRETCQLRLEDLLRQRSNIFSREEVAGYQRKWDPPPSMQSMWEMWERCAHRLTEAIQYVVEFAKRLSGFMELCQNDQIVLLKAGAMEVVLVRMCRAYNADNHTVFFEGKYGGVELFRALGCSELVSSIFDFSHSLSALRFSEDEIALYTALILVSANRPGLQEKRKVEQLQYNLELAFHHHLCKTHRQAILAKFPEHIPTPTSRTWLFHKCQGHREKARRVLPAQEG, from the exons AGCTGATACCACCCCAGCCGCCCCGCAAAACACAAACGGCCTCCGCAGACCCTTTCCTGAGTGGCATTTGGCACTTCACTCCTTCTTCCATCTTGCAAGAGGGAAACAGCAAGCTGGAGCAGG CACAAATCGAAGTGATCCCTTGCAAAATCTGTGGGGACAAGTCATCTGGGATCCATTACGGGGTAATCACCTGTGAGGGGTGCAAG ggTTTCTTCCGCCGGAGCCAGCAATGTAACGTGGCCTACTCCTGCACCCGTCAGCAGAACTGCCCCATCGACCGCACCAGCCGAAACCGGTGCCAGCACTGCCGCCTGCAGAAATGCTTGGCGCTGGGCATGTCCCGAGATG CTGTCAAGTTCGGCCGCATGTCCAAGAAGCAGAGGGACAGCCTGCACGCTGAGGTGCAGAAACAGCTGCAGCGGCGGCAGCAGGAGCAACGGGAACAAGCCGTCAGGACCCCTCCTGCAGGGGCCCAGGGAGCAGACCCCCTTGCCTGCACCTTGGGGCTCCCGGATGGGCAGCTGCCCCTGGGCTCCTCACCTGACCTGCCCGAGGCCTCGGCCTGTCCCCCTGGCCTCCTGAGAGCTCCAGCCTGTGGGCCCTCCTACTCCAACAGCTTGGCCAAGGCCGGGCTCAACGGGGCCTCGTACCACCTACAATACAGCCCTGAGAGGGTCAAGGCTGAGGGCGGAGAGGACTTCCTTGGCACCAGTAACCAGCGGGCCCCTGACAGGTGTGGACTCCATTTTGCGGACCCCAGGCATCCTGGGCTTGGGGAACCAGGACGGGGTCCGGACAGCTACTGCAGCCCCAGTTTCTGCAGCACCCCAGAGGCACCCTATGCCTCCCTGACAGAGATGG AGCACCTGGTGCAGAACGTTTGTAAGTCCTACCGAGAGACGTGTCAGCTGCGGCTGGAGGACCTGCTACGGCAGCGCTCCAACATCTTCTCACGAGAGGAGGTGGCCGGCTACCAGAGGAAG TGGGACCCTCCTCCTTCCATGCAGTCAATGTGGGAGATGTGGGAACGCTGTGCCCACCGCCTCACCGAGGCCATTCAGTACGTGGTGGAGTTCGCTAAGAGGCTCTCAGGTTTTATGGAGCTCTGCCAGAACGACCAGATCGTGCTACTCAAAGCAG gagCAATGGAAGTGGTGCTGGTCAGGATGTGCCGGGCCTACAACGCTGACAACCACACAGTCTTTTTTGAAGGCAAATACGGTGGCGTGGAGCTGTTCCGAGCCttgg GCTGCAGCGAGCTTGTCAGCTCCATCTTTGACTTCTCCCACTCCCTGAGCGCCCTGCGCTTTTCCGAGGACGAGATTGCCCTCTACACAGCCCTCATCCTCGTCAGTGCCA ACCGGCCAGGGctccaagagaaaaggaaagtagAGCAGCTGCAGTACAATCTGGAGCTGGCCTTTCATCACCATCTCTGCAAGACTCATCGCCAAGCCATCCTGGCAAAG TTCCCGGAACACATCCCTACCCCTACCAGTAGGACCTGGCTGTTCCACAAGTGCCAGGGGCACAGGGAGAAAGCAAGGAGGGTTCTCCCAGCCCAGGAAGGATGA
- the RORC gene encoding nuclear receptor ROR-gamma isoform X6 → MRKLIPPQPPRKTQTASADPFLSGIWHFTPSSILQEGNSKLEQAQIEVIPCKICGDKSSGIHYGVITCEGCKGFFRRSQQCNVAYSCTRQQNCPIDRTSRNRCQHCRLQKCLALGMSRDAVKFGRMSKKQRDSLHAEVQKQLQRRQQEQREQAVRTPPAGAQGADPLACTLGLPDGQLPLGSSPDLPEASACPPGLLRAPACGPSYSNSLAKAGLNGASYHLQYSPERVKAEGGEDFLGTSNQRAPDRCGLHFADPRHPGLGEPGRGPDSYCSPSFCSTPEAPYASLTEMEHLVQNVCKSYRETCQLRLEDLLRQRSNIFSREEVAGYQRKWDPPPSMQSMWEMWERCAHRLTEAIQYVVEFAKRLSGFMELCQNDQIVLLKAGAMEVVLVRMCRAYNADNHTVFFEGKYGGVELFRALGCSELVSSIFDFSHSLSALRFSEDEIALYTALILVSANCAIMAQEWSGLGEPAECEGFREPKEVG, encoded by the exons AGCTGATACCACCCCAGCCGCCCCGCAAAACACAAACGGCCTCCGCAGACCCTTTCCTGAGTGGCATTTGGCACTTCACTCCTTCTTCCATCTTGCAAGAGGGAAACAGCAAGCTGGAGCAGG CACAAATCGAAGTGATCCCTTGCAAAATCTGTGGGGACAAGTCATCTGGGATCCATTACGGGGTAATCACCTGTGAGGGGTGCAAG ggTTTCTTCCGCCGGAGCCAGCAATGTAACGTGGCCTACTCCTGCACCCGTCAGCAGAACTGCCCCATCGACCGCACCAGCCGAAACCGGTGCCAGCACTGCCGCCTGCAGAAATGCTTGGCGCTGGGCATGTCCCGAGATG CTGTCAAGTTCGGCCGCATGTCCAAGAAGCAGAGGGACAGCCTGCACGCTGAGGTGCAGAAACAGCTGCAGCGGCGGCAGCAGGAGCAACGGGAACAAGCCGTCAGGACCCCTCCTGCAGGGGCCCAGGGAGCAGACCCCCTTGCCTGCACCTTGGGGCTCCCGGATGGGCAGCTGCCCCTGGGCTCCTCACCTGACCTGCCCGAGGCCTCGGCCTGTCCCCCTGGCCTCCTGAGAGCTCCAGCCTGTGGGCCCTCCTACTCCAACAGCTTGGCCAAGGCCGGGCTCAACGGGGCCTCGTACCACCTACAATACAGCCCTGAGAGGGTCAAGGCTGAGGGCGGAGAGGACTTCCTTGGCACCAGTAACCAGCGGGCCCCTGACAGGTGTGGACTCCATTTTGCGGACCCCAGGCATCCTGGGCTTGGGGAACCAGGACGGGGTCCGGACAGCTACTGCAGCCCCAGTTTCTGCAGCACCCCAGAGGCACCCTATGCCTCCCTGACAGAGATGG AGCACCTGGTGCAGAACGTTTGTAAGTCCTACCGAGAGACGTGTCAGCTGCGGCTGGAGGACCTGCTACGGCAGCGCTCCAACATCTTCTCACGAGAGGAGGTGGCCGGCTACCAGAGGAAG TGGGACCCTCCTCCTTCCATGCAGTCAATGTGGGAGATGTGGGAACGCTGTGCCCACCGCCTCACCGAGGCCATTCAGTACGTGGTGGAGTTCGCTAAGAGGCTCTCAGGTTTTATGGAGCTCTGCCAGAACGACCAGATCGTGCTACTCAAAGCAG gagCAATGGAAGTGGTGCTGGTCAGGATGTGCCGGGCCTACAACGCTGACAACCACACAGTCTTTTTTGAAGGCAAATACGGTGGCGTGGAGCTGTTCCGAGCCttgg GCTGCAGCGAGCTTGTCAGCTCCATCTTTGACTTCTCCCACTCCCTGAGCGCCCTGCGCTTTTCCGAGGACGAGATTGCCCTCTACACAGCCCTCATCCTCGTCAGTGCCA ACTGCGCCATCATGGCACAAGAATGGAGTGGGCTAGGGGAGCCAGCGGAATGCGAAGGATTCAGGGAACCCAAGGAAGTGGGTTGA
- the RORC gene encoding nuclear receptor ROR-gamma isoform X7, which produces MRKLIPPQPPRKTQTASADPFLSGIWHFTPSSILQEGNSKLEQAQIEVIPCKICGDKSSGIHYGVITCEGCKGFFRRSQQCNVAYSCTRQQNCPIDRTSRNRCQHCRLQKCLALGMSRDAVKFGRMSKKQRDSLHAEVQKQLQRRQQEQREQAVRTPPAGAQGADPLACTLGLPDGQLPLGSSPDLPEASACPPGLLRAPACGPSYSNSLAKAGLNGASYHLQYSPERVKAEGGEDFLGTSNQRAPDRCGLHFADPRHPGLGEPGRGPDSYCSPSFCSTPEAPYASLTEMEHLVQNVCKSYRETCQLRLEDLLRQRSNIFSREEVAGYQRKWDPPPSMQSMWEMWERCAHRLTEAIQYVVEFAKRLSGFMELCQNDQIVLLKAGAMEVVLVRMCRAYNADNHTVFFEGCSELVSSIFDFSHSLSALRFSEDEIALYTALILVSANCAIMAQEWSGLGEPAECEGFREPKEVG; this is translated from the exons AGCTGATACCACCCCAGCCGCCCCGCAAAACACAAACGGCCTCCGCAGACCCTTTCCTGAGTGGCATTTGGCACTTCACTCCTTCTTCCATCTTGCAAGAGGGAAACAGCAAGCTGGAGCAGG CACAAATCGAAGTGATCCCTTGCAAAATCTGTGGGGACAAGTCATCTGGGATCCATTACGGGGTAATCACCTGTGAGGGGTGCAAG ggTTTCTTCCGCCGGAGCCAGCAATGTAACGTGGCCTACTCCTGCACCCGTCAGCAGAACTGCCCCATCGACCGCACCAGCCGAAACCGGTGCCAGCACTGCCGCCTGCAGAAATGCTTGGCGCTGGGCATGTCCCGAGATG CTGTCAAGTTCGGCCGCATGTCCAAGAAGCAGAGGGACAGCCTGCACGCTGAGGTGCAGAAACAGCTGCAGCGGCGGCAGCAGGAGCAACGGGAACAAGCCGTCAGGACCCCTCCTGCAGGGGCCCAGGGAGCAGACCCCCTTGCCTGCACCTTGGGGCTCCCGGATGGGCAGCTGCCCCTGGGCTCCTCACCTGACCTGCCCGAGGCCTCGGCCTGTCCCCCTGGCCTCCTGAGAGCTCCAGCCTGTGGGCCCTCCTACTCCAACAGCTTGGCCAAGGCCGGGCTCAACGGGGCCTCGTACCACCTACAATACAGCCCTGAGAGGGTCAAGGCTGAGGGCGGAGAGGACTTCCTTGGCACCAGTAACCAGCGGGCCCCTGACAGGTGTGGACTCCATTTTGCGGACCCCAGGCATCCTGGGCTTGGGGAACCAGGACGGGGTCCGGACAGCTACTGCAGCCCCAGTTTCTGCAGCACCCCAGAGGCACCCTATGCCTCCCTGACAGAGATGG AGCACCTGGTGCAGAACGTTTGTAAGTCCTACCGAGAGACGTGTCAGCTGCGGCTGGAGGACCTGCTACGGCAGCGCTCCAACATCTTCTCACGAGAGGAGGTGGCCGGCTACCAGAGGAAG TGGGACCCTCCTCCTTCCATGCAGTCAATGTGGGAGATGTGGGAACGCTGTGCCCACCGCCTCACCGAGGCCATTCAGTACGTGGTGGAGTTCGCTAAGAGGCTCTCAGGTTTTATGGAGCTCTGCCAGAACGACCAGATCGTGCTACTCAAAGCAG gagCAATGGAAGTGGTGCTGGTCAGGATGTGCCGGGCCTACAACGCTGACAACCACACAGTCTTTTTTGAAG GCTGCAGCGAGCTTGTCAGCTCCATCTTTGACTTCTCCCACTCCCTGAGCGCCCTGCGCTTTTCCGAGGACGAGATTGCCCTCTACACAGCCCTCATCCTCGTCAGTGCCA ACTGCGCCATCATGGCACAAGAATGGAGTGGGCTAGGGGAGCCAGCGGAATGCGAAGGATTCAGGGAACCCAAGGAAGTGGGTTGA